From a region of the Besnoitia besnoiti strain Bb-Ger1 chromosome I, whole genome shotgun sequence genome:
- a CDS encoding hypothetical protein (encoded by transcript BESB_009280) codes for METAHDNPRHAAPTRGSREGSSAAFSSFSASQPSSPSCSGPSASREAADNACSLSAASLASASGGAWDPSNPEFAADSLFPVSSLASLPSSSLYANIPPSSFDAMQPWASAASPGFSPVLSSASPPLLSVAAGGGLSFSPLHSPSSSPPLLPPPLNAPTSSSTPPQSPLPLSAAQLLSLPVEGTGSAPTFSVSAEAAPGASSLLPPQPLTAQAALRCGTPSPSRRLAAPLDFPPPSSPRAASPAAAAVFAPRRASGGFPAPVSFSLPAALPSARFFARRQHPARGAASEPLSSSAASASLHALSSALEDAREKERRALLTGCDAHEAEGDDPFLSAFEELDEGIPFPLPFCPPSEFLWRRPGADAEDFWKEEVGEPDDSFPSLFRGDAEVYRHLLQAHFEQPQAAAPSNPSAACRLDESLVPAPLQDEYLSFSPAPAFSSRFLSPAAFRERVERIARAAESLQHVPPPSRLELRFKKFISLAQDLAQENARAAQKAQEAAADGRRGETAREGRHARREPPRASPGPEHDEDAVAARAGSCPGRGGPLSAGLAPRAVSSALSASASSLAPYFGFFLSAGVRVPSVEEAVAWSVARELRSWPATLDSAVRESLLEALRHSRARRFNRFACRIAWPPVPALCPYSEANLWRAFRAAVGLQTFAAVQDLFRTRFNRQSDLHNLAVNQHDILERAFRKRAEAREKTACTTPSPPEVHAREAAALPPPSSDAPPSSDAPPSSAASSSCEAARLFAAATTPSCVEPRPVGGRVRADEVIVSVSLYHSTRGGKVASFDLLASQTLLDLRQALLGCCEAEFEPGVPLFPASCFLIDGVLYPDARYEESEVEYADMLAAHLRGTGKLAVKKKVFFRKTRRRERSSARERSAGGTQKRGEEGERKERDPNSSSGGRGEALSLASEDAAMAQSAAEGLGSREDEERSEEANRRREARVLRRGRILERRIERVRGEEDSADRTCAVWSVAAPPVKRLDGLPRPRGEREQRPRHSSSDSRLASEMEGRGEGQDERKARWAGSRRDANAGLFGDQEGVDAAGSAGEDSSDDEELVEVEEEEDVVMIPQDEAVLADLVLPLRSPACFLHQGTCEHRLIFWNFRQFDSRRDCTYTAAYPVRTYKPAGKTIVCHACEQSLAAKGVVNSFLCGLHNPTFLCSLCYRLLFGEGPQATRAAAKGGARREEKTKRGNCARQPLAEAEAARGGEPTAEEDEDDEPFAVHFDLFDG; via the exons ATGGAGACCGCGCATGACAACCcccgccacgcggcgccgacgcgcggctcgagggAGGGGTCTTCGGCAGccttctcttccttctctgcttctcagccgtcttctccgtcctGCTCGGGTCCTTCAGCGTCCAGGGAGGCTGCTGACAACGCCTGCTCGTTgtccgcggcttctcttgCGTCCGCGTCTGGTGGCGCTTGGGACCCTTCGAATCCCGAGTTTGCTGCAGATTCGCTTTTTCcagtttcttctctcgcgtccctgccctcctcgtctctctaCGCCAATATTCCACCCTCATCCTTCGACGCTATGCAGCCCTGggcgtccgctgcctccCCAGGCTTCTCGCCAgttctttcttctgcgtcgcctccactcCTGTCCGTGGCTGCGGGGGGAggtctctccttctcccctCTCCATTccccgtcttcttccccgcctttgcttcctcctcctctgaaTGCTCCCACGTCTTCCTCAACCCCCCCGCagtctccgcttcctctctctgctgcgcagtTGCTCTCCTTGCCCGTTGAAGGCACCGGGTCAGCGCCGACCTTTTCGGTTtcagcagaggccgcgcctggcgcgtcttctctccttcccccTCAGCCTCTCaccgcgcaggctgcgctcCGCTGCGGGACGCCCTCGCCatctcgtcgcctcgcggcgcctctggactttcctccgccttcttctccgcgggcggcgtcgcctgccgcagcggcagtcttcgcgcctcggcgcgcgtctggcggaTTTCCTGCGCCGGtatccttctctctccccgccgccctgccctctgcgcgattcttcgcgaggcggcagcaccCAGCTCGCGGTGCCGCGAGCGAGCCCCTCTcgtcgtccgcagcctctgcctctctccacgcactttcctccgcgctcgAGGACGCCCGCGAGAAGGAAAGACGCGCGCTGTTGACTGGGTGCGATGCccacgaggcggaaggcgacgacccGTTCCTCTCCGCTTTCGAGGAGCTGGACGAAGGCATTCCGTTTCCGCTGCCTTTCTGTCCTCCTTCTGAGTTCCTCTGGCGCAGGccgggcgcagacgcggaggatTTCTGGAAGGAGGAAGTCGGGGAACCCGACGACTCCTTCCCGAGTCTcttccgcggagacgctgaggtgtacagacacctgCTTCAGGCGCACTTCGAACAGCCGCAG gccgctgcgccctctaaccccagcgccgcgtgccgccTCGATGAGTCTCTGGttcccgcgcctctgcaggacGAATATCTCTCCttttcgccggcgcccgcgttttcttctcgctttctgTCGCCAGCTGCCTTCCGAGAGAGAGTGGAGAGgatcgcgcgcgccgcggagagcctgCAGCATGtccccccgccctcgcggctcgAGCTTCGCTTCAAAAAATTCATCTCTCTAGCCCAGGATCTCGCGCAGGAAAACGCGAGAGCTGCCCAAAAGGCGCAAGAAGCGGCTGCTGACGGCAGAAGAGGGGAGACTGCCCGCGAGGGgcgacacgcgcgccgcgagccgccgcgagcgtctcCAGGCCCGGAgcacgacgaggacgcggtcgcggctcgAGCCGGAAGTTGCCCCGGGCGCGGCGGTCCCCTctccgcaggcctcgcgccccgAGCTGTCTCGTCTGCTCTCTCGGCTTCGGCTTCTTCTCTGGCGCCTTATTTTGgtttttttctgtctgcgGGTGTTCGCGTGCCGTCTGTGGAGGAGGCGGTCGCGTggagcgtcgcgcgcgagttGCGGTCGTGGCCTGCGACGCTGGACTCGGCGGTGCGGGAGAGCttgctcgaggcgctgcggcacagccgcgcgcggcgcttcaacCGCTTCGCGTGTCGAATCGCGTGGCCTCCGGTGCCTGCGCTCTGTCCGTACAGCGAAGCGAACCTGTGGCGGGCTttccgcgcggccgtcgggcTGCAGACGTTCGCGGCGGTCCAGGATCTCTTCCGCACGCGCTTTAACCGGCAGAGTGACCTTCACAACCTCGCTGTCAACCAACACGACATCCTCGAACGCGCCTTCCgcaagcgcgcggaggcgcgcgagaagacggcgtGCACAACCCCCAGCCCGCCAGAAgtgcacgcgcgcgaggccgccgcgctgcctccgccgtcgtctgacgccccgccgtcgtctgacgccccgccgtcgtctgcggcctcctcgtcgtgtgaggcggcgcggctcttTGCTGCGGCGACTACTCCTTCTTGTGTGGAGCCGCGGCCGGTGGGCGGGCGAGTGCGCGCGGACGAAGTCATTGTCTCGGTGTCGCTGTATCATTcgacgcgcggagggaaGGTCGCCTCGTTCGACCTGCTCGCTTCGCAGACGCTGTTGGATCTTCGGCAGGCGCTACTGGGGTGCTGCGAGGCGGAGTTTGAGCCCGGCGTGCCGCTCTTCCCCGCGAGTTGTTTCCTCATCGACGGCGTGCTTTACCCCGACGCGCGCtacgaggagagcgaggtgGAGTACGCCGACATGCTCGCCGCGCACCTGCGAGGAACGGGCAAACTCGCGGTGAAAAAGAAAGTCTTCTTCCGGAaaacgcggcgccgagaaagaagcagcgcgcgcgagcgcagcgcgggGGGGACCcaaaagagaggagaagaaggcgagaggaaggagcgCGACCCGAACTCGTCTTCTGGCGGCAGGGGAGAGGCTCTAAGCTTGgcaagcgaagacgcggcaaTGGCGCAatccgcggcggagggactgggcagcagagaagacgaagagagaagcgaggaggccaacaggcgacgcgaggcgcgagtcttgcgcagaggacgcaTTCTAGAGAGAAGAATCgaacgcgtgcgcggcgaagaagacagcgcgGATCGCACGTGCGCGGTGTGGagtgtcgcggcgccgccggtcaAGCGCCTTGACGGCCTGCCGCGAccacgaggagagagggagcagcGTCCCAGGCACTCAAGTAGCGACAGCCGTCTCGCCTCTGAGATGGAGGGACGCGGAGAGGGGCAAGATGAACGCAAGGCGCGTTGGGCAGGGTCTCGGCGAGACGCAAACGCCGGCCTCTTTGGCGATCAGGAGGGAGTTGATGCGGCGGGCTCAGCTGGggaagacagcagcgacgatGAGGAGCTCGTGGaagtggaggaggaggaagacgtgGTGATGATTCCTCAAGACGAGGCGGTTCTTGCAGACCTCGTTCTGCCGCTGCGATCGCCCGCGTGTTTCCTACATCAGGGCACGTGCGAACACCGCCTCATCTTTTGGAATTTTCGACAGTTTGACTCGCGGAGGgactgtacgtacaccgcagcGTACCCCGTGAGGACGTATAAGCCGGCGGGAAAGACGATTGTCTGCCACGCCTGCGAGCAGAGTCTGGCTGCGAAAGGCGTCGTCAAcagtttcctctgcggcctgcaCAACCCAACCTTCCTCTGCTCGCTCTGCTACCGCCTTCTCTTCGGAGAAGGCCCTCaggcgactcgcgcggctgcgaagggaggcgcgcgccgagaggagaaaacgaaacgAGGAAACTGCGCCAGACAGCCCCTGGCGGAAGCCGAGGCGgcccgaggcggagagccgacagcagaggaggacgaagacgatgaGCCCTTCGCGGTTCACTTCGATTTGTTCGATGGGTAG
- a CDS encoding ribosomal protein RPL30 (encoded by transcript BESB_009290) — translation MAKKVKKAGSEGINSRLQLVMKSGKVNLGCKTAIHALRTGKAKLIIISNNCPALRKSEIEYYAMLSKCGVHHYHGDNNELGTACGKLFRVSCLAVTDPGDSDIIRSVE, via the exons ATGGCGAAGAAAGTGAAGAAGGCCGGGAGCGAAGGCATCAActcgcgcctccagctgGTTATGAAGAGTGGCAAGGTGAACCTTGGCTGCAAGACCGCCATCCACGCGCTCCGCACTGGCAAGG cgAAGCTGATCATCATTAGCAACAACTGCCCTGCTCTCCGCAAGTCTGAGATCGAGTACTACGCCATGCTCTCCAAGTGCGGCGTCCACCACTACCATGGAG ACAACAACGAGCTCGGCACCGCCTGCGGGAAGCTCTTCCGCGTCAGCTGCCTGGCTGTGACTGACCCTGGTGACTCTGATATCATTCGCTCTGTGGAGtag